The sequence below is a genomic window from Dehalococcoidales bacterium.
GCATCGTGCCGGAGCGTCCCCTCATAGCGATGGACTGCGTGGTGGCCCCGCCGCTGAAGTAGCGTACCCCCTTCAAAAGGTTGCCGCTGGAAACGCCGGTAGCGGCAAAAAACACGTCGTCGCTGCTGATAAGGTCCTCGGTAGTATAGACTTTTTTCAGGTCTTCGCCTTTATCGATGGCGTTCTGTTTTTCCTGCTCGTCACGCGGCCAGCCTTTGCACTGGATGCATCCCCCCACGCACCGTATCGCCGCGGCGGAAAGCACCCCCTCCGGCGTGCCGCCGATACCCATCAGCATGTCCACATCCGTATCCGGCAGCGCCGCTTCAATGGACGCGGAAACGTCACCGTCGGAAATGAGCTTGACCCTGGCGCCGGCGCGGCGGATATCATTGAGCAGTTTCTCATGGCGGGGCCGGTCCAGCACCACCACGGTTATCTCATGAATCTTTTTGTTCTTGGCGGCGGCCACCCGCCGGATATTTTCCGACGTTGGAGCATCGATATCGATAACGT
It includes:
- the glpX gene encoding class II fructose-bisphosphatase, with product MATKNNGQPIERNIAMELVRVTEAAAMAAAQHLGKGDKILVDQAAVNAMRNVLGFVRMDGIVVIGEGEKDEAPMLYIGEKIGDGTEPKVDIAVDPVDGTTLTARGLAGAISVVALSARGTMHCPRNLVYMNKIVTGMEAKDVIDIDAPTSENIRRVAAAKNKKIHEITVVVLDRPRHEKLLNDIRRAGARVKLISDGDVSASIEAALPDTDVDMLMGIGGTPEGVLSAAAIRCVGGCIQCKGWPRDEQEKQNAIDKGEDLKKVYTTEDLISSDDVFFAATGVSSGNLLKGVRYFSGGATTQSIAMRGRSGTMRWIDARHNFDKLEKLDVMRYVKSRKWSQG